gtttgattttctcCAAGACAtgttaattaatatgattaaaaaaagatagatatGATTACTTCAGTTAAACAAACCTAAAAATCATCTATGTTAATTAATCCTTATATATGTGTGTTCCACGAGAAGagagaaatgataaaaaagtgCAAAAGACAAAaggattggaaaagaaaaagaaagctttAACAAGAAAAGCACATTCTTACCGTAAgggtttaaaaagaaaagcaatcataataaaagaaaattcatgtCATAATATTCTTGTAAGAAGTCTGTATATAGACACGAATAGAATCAAGTCACGTCAAACACatacattataaatataatttataaatactaaATTTGGAGGATGTACACcgtgtaattattatttctttattaatttttaatacaattcTTAGGAaggatatttaatttaatttataactaaGCTATTACGTATAATAAATGTTGCTGTTAATTTTGATGGGGAAAAAATTGACGAAttggtatattaaaaaaatataaataaactcatatttgataacaaaaagaaattacGATCACCAATCAATCGTAGTGATCAAGATGGACATGGTGCTTATGAAGCACCTTTGTTGGTCCACTTGTCTATGAACTTTCTTTATCGGGTAGAATCATTCATCTTGTCCCATCAATGTATATCACCCTTTTTTTGCTATAAAAAGGGGTAGAATCGGTCCTTGCTCATCAAGTGCTTGTAGCAACCACTAACCAATCAAAATAATTCCAGTTTGATCTCCATACTATGGGTGAGTACCTAAGCTTTCAATTGATGCTCAAGAATTTCATATATTCTCCTATCTATAACATCTTTTGTAGCAAAACCTATGTactaaaacatatatttgatCATCCATATCATCAATATATTGCTGACACTGCTGTTTTATTACTATCTTGGTAAATTTTAGGGGGCATAGGTTCAAAACAATCAGATCCTCATGAAGAAGTTATCACAGTCCTTAGCATTGACGGTGGAGGAGTGAGAGGCATCATTGCTAGCAAAGTTCTTAGCTATCTTGAATCTAtactccaggttttgttgatcaATGCTTATACATATGCACACAGGTGTTATGtatgtgtttgtttgtgtgtgtgttttgtttaGGAAAGAAAttcttatgtattttttaagttaCATAAAATTTTACATAGTATAGGTGAGGTCTCTAATGTCTTTGAATAATGTCCGAAGACATTCACTTCGTGTGTTCATCTGTTGGACTAGatttattataatgtttataTATGCACACTATATACGACTTCAAAAAGTAGCAGTCGTCATAATTTCTATTGCTagaatgattttatttcttttgatataGGGGTTGGAGAATGATAAGGAAGTAAGGATTGCAGACTATTTTGACTTCATTGCTGGGACAAGCACAGGAGGGCTCATCACAGCTATGCTTACTGCTCCTGATCATATGAAGCGACCTTTGTTCACTGCAAAAGAAATTACtagtttttatattgaaaatagcAAGAATATCTTTTCAAAAGAGTCAACTGATGCAAGCCACCATGATCAAGCAGCAAAGCCGAAGCCCCAAAACCCAAGTACTCTTGAAGTTGCACAGAACATGTAAGTAAAATAGatgacatggtttttttcctgttaaaCAATATCCctgaaaaaataatcttttctcTAGAAAAAATCCATTATGCATCTGCATGCATATGTAACtaatgttgtaacccatttttgggtccccataaaaaaataataaatacaaaaaaaaaaaaaaattaaaaaaaaaaaaaaaaaaaaatctcaaaacagtgccgttttgaacggcactgttcccctttcttccccgccgagCATACAGtaggaaaaaagggaaaagaatgcatatttaatgacgccggtccctcaagcccaccgaccgtcggtccctctagcccaccgaccgaagacattggccgaccacctaccgcaccgccgaaactgagggaggcacgcctggacagccgcacCCGACCAGCCGCCGTATGACCCattccttggctccacaatgaaaaaaacatgctcacgggctctataaatagaggaggaacagcagaagaaaaagggaagagaagaggaaggagagagagagaagggtcaagagaagaaaacaaaaaaaacagaaggagagagagagaaggaaaaccgccggccaccgcgaacagccAGTTCCACCGCCGCCACCCCTACCACATCAGTTGCTGCCAACATCACCACCGCTCCAGGTAGcctttcccgtcgtttttttgttcagcttcatctgcatgcagaacgtttacgttctgcagcagatgaagattaattagcgagttactgtgctgtgcacagtaactcgctaattaattcacggttactgtgcatgtgcacagtaacccgcaGATTAATTCTTTGGTTACTGTACACACAGTatcccggttactatgtgcacagtaaccagctcaTTCTTTGGGCCaagttcggcccagcccatatttttgggcctgatccggcccattaaaaaaaatcaaaaaatatttgtttcagcattttacacttttttccgcgtaatttttatgtcattttgattaatatttggtggtatgtttttttatgttgttaaaaatacaaaaatctgatttttaaatacccggttttcgtcaaaaacttccacaaaaatacaaaaaaaataaaaaaaaaaaagaaaaaaatgtttttgtgcatacggccaagtgtctcaaagctaaaaattcatattgtatttttttcatacacaaaaaaaatgttttagcatgcattctggctttaataaccagtttattaaagtcaagagaatattggccaatatttcaaaaacaacaaaaatttttgtttggctcttagtatccggggtatgactttacacgtaatgcatattccggatatttaattctttttttttttagacaatagaacctggggtatgacattacatgtaatgcgtattccgaacaataaaaaaccacaacacgaccttagattttatcagacattaaaacaatgcagcttaccttaggtagggcgtagttggggtgctaataccttccctttacgcaaccagtctccgtacccgatctctaaagaccagttaaggttcctagtaaccagaatactaggtggcgactccctgtccatattttcacttgtagagacaagaatttccttgtctctccctatttgccaagaataaatattttccgatgttttttccctgagggtggacgatcgctgcgccgccgcacacgtgcgacaactaAGATGTATTATCTTGTGATAAACTATAGCGTACGCAATATaagcaccagcagcagcagcacaaACATTTTGGATAATATCTTGAGGGAAATTATACGTTTGGATATTATTCCTCAACCAGTCCGTAAAATGGCTATGTCTATCCTACAACCAAAATATGATGGTTGCAATCTGCATGAGACCGTCAAGGAACGCTTAGCAAAGGAACTCGTAATCAGTGACACTATCACTAATGTGATAATTCCCACTTTTGACATCAAGCGTTTTCGGCCAATCATCTTCTCTACCTTGAAGGTCATTCATCttgattttctaataatttcGTACCAttgtttttaacatatttatcaAAAGGTtatctcatattatttttaatgaataattcaTAGGCGAAAAGAGATGAGTCAATGGATCCTCCATTGTCCGATGTATGTATTGCGACGTCAGCAGCACCATGTTACTTCCCCCCTCATCTTTTGACAGCCAGCGCCAAGGAATTCCACTTAGTTGATGGTGGTATAGCAGCCAATAATCCTGTAAGCTGCTATTACCCTATAGAAAAAAGGCATTTGTGTTGAATTAGACATGTTAGTACTGAATTCCATATCGTTTAGGGGTATGAACTATGAAGAAATAAATTTGCTTATAGGTAAAAGTGAACCAGAAATCCACTTCTTTAGGGTTTCTGGAtgattaagttataatttagtccttgtagattgttaaaactaattaatttgtcCTCTTAAGATTATATATTAACTCCTATGATTGTAAATCCATTCACAATTTAATCCTTTTCgtttgttttaataataaaaaaagtagataaTCTGGAAAGATTGATGAGGAAAGAAGacatttagattaatttttcaattcataattaatttgtttttgttaataacaATGCCTTAATTTGAAGCTATCATTCTggattgagaaaatattttttgtctaTTCTTTGACAATGCTGCatcttggatttgtttttacaaaCCTTGTTTCATATACACTTTGTGAGAATGGAGTCGTTAGTTTTCGTAATTTATGGTGCTACCTTTCCTCTtcaacttttttgtttcttgctgGATTTTCACCCTCTAAATGGCCAGCTTTATAAATATTAGCTCGATGTTCAgaagaaaataagtaaataacaatgccttaatttaattaattgactCACCTGTGATAATTTTACCAGTCTTTGCTAGCCGTATGTGAGGTAATTAAAGAGAAGAAGGTCGATTACAGTAAGATTCTTCTTCTGTCCCTTGGAACTGGagaacaaaaaggaaaggatAAGCTGGAGGTTGGAGAAGATCCTAGCAAGTGGGGGATCCTTAATTGGCTTTGGCAAAACGACAATTCCAATCCATTACTTGATATTCTTATGAGTTCAGCAGATGAAATGATTGAGATGTACATGTCCAGCATCTTTCAATCACGTGGATTAAGTGAAAACTATCTTCGTATCCAGGTACCATTGAGTTGCATTTAAGATATAGAATAAGTTGTGATATTCTCACGTAAgcattttatatcaaatatttttctccatgccatttgaaaataaaaaaaaaaaaaaaataaaattgaaggttGCTCGAGCCAAGATATATAgtgtatgataaaaaatttatgattttttttatgagtaaaagattaaaaataatttaaattaatatatgagaATAATATCAAACGAaaccttaatttaaaattcCTAC
This genomic stretch from Populus alba chromosome 19, ASM523922v2, whole genome shotgun sequence harbors:
- the LOC118050592 gene encoding patatin-like protein 2, translating into MGGIGSKQSDPHEEVITVLSIDGGGVRGIIASKVLSYLESILQGLENDKEVRIADYFDFIAGTSTGGLITAMLTAPDHMKRPLFTAKEITSFYIENSKNIFSKESTDASHHDQAAKPKPQNPSTLEVAQNIVRNISTSSSSTNILDNILREIIRLDIIPQPVRKMAMSILQPKYDGCNLHETVKERLAKELVISDTITNVIIPTFDIKRFRPIIFSTLKAKRDESMDPPLSDVCIATSAAPCYFPPHLLTASAKEFHLVDGGIAANNPSLLAVCEVIKEKKVDYSKILLLSLGTGEQKGKDKLEVGEDPSKWGILNWLWQNDNSNPLLDILMSSADEMIEMYMSSIFQSRGLSENYLRIQADLSYVEAALDDSSDENLNRLLKIGEDLVEKNEDILTYFAERLVDIRKARSSK